The nucleotide window ggATTATAGCTCCACCACTTACTTCCTAAACAATcctggacaagttatttaacttctctgaggctgTTTCCTTTATCTAGAAAATAAGGATGATGATAATGGAATCTACTTCAGTGGTGCCAGTTATAGATCGAATGATGCAATGCAGAGAACCATGAAGTagttaagtgctcaataagtagAGGCAATTATTATAACAATCATTGTTAACCCCAACATAAGCAAATAGACAACAGATGTCTGAGCAGGAGAAAGAAGTGATGAAAAAGGTTCTTTAGGAAGATTAAACTCACTATCACTAATTAGCTCCCCTCTGgagttaaaatttcaaattctatcacctcttccccttccccactctgcaGTTTCCTTGCTAGTGAACACCATGCCCAGGAGGAGCCTGAAACCAGTAACCAAGACTCTCTCATATTAGTGAAGGGATTCCAACTGATAAGCAAGTTGAGATATGGCCTCTGCGATGGAGAACCAGAACCCCCTCAGTCCCCTCCCCAAGGATttcagccaccaccaccaccatagaTTTATATACGGGGCACATCCTGAAAAGAATAAAGCAGGTGATATTCCTTTTAATTGTAAAGCATAGATAATTTCTTCCCAAAATCCAAGGAGGGATCCAGGTTTTCAGAGATTGATCTTACTCTCTCAAATCCCTTAAATCCTGAACTAGCAGTTTATTCTCTGGAGAGTTTCTGAGAAgtctttctatgcctcagtttcctcaactataaaatgggagatAAGAATGATAACTATTTCATGaggttcttgtgaggattaaatgagtcaatatgTATAAAGGGCCTGGAGAACATTGTCTGGCACATACTAAGTGCTCTATAGGTGTTAGCTAAACTTTCTTAAGGACTTTATTTCTTCTACCTTGTTTATAATGCTTGTTATTTGTGGTCATgtctttttaaatgactaaacATTAACAGTGTCCTCATAACAAGCTACTTCAACCCCAGTGCACCTCTTGGGTAGAAGTAATTTTGGCCaatggtttataaatatttatccttttCCACAGACCCAGCAGTGGTTGTATCTGTTTACttcatttaatgagaaaatatattgcaGATAAAAAGAAAGCAGCCAAGCTTTCAAATTAATCGGTAATTTTATTAATACAATAGCATCTACACACACTTGAAAACACACATGTGGGAAACAGAAGACTTATTCAGTTCATGATGTCTGGAGTCCATCTGAATTCACAAAACTCTTAGGATCAAGCCCAGAACCCCTTAGCCAAAAGCAGAGTTGAATAACTGATCAGTGTCTTCATCAGCAAAATCAAGGCTTGGACAGAAAGACTGTGAACATTCTGTAAtcacacaaaataaaactaaaatgcaatTGTCCACGCATTTGAGGATACAAAGGTGGAAAAGTTGGCTGCATGACCAGTGAACCAATCCCATTGCTTTTCTCAACCTCCTTTGCAAAAGGGTTATTAACCTTGCCTGTCTTACAGGGTCTATCTTTTCAGGGCTTCCTGATAAATGAGAAGGTGAGTGTAAATTAAATGCTCATCTCCATGGGGAACAGAGGATCAGGGTGGAAGTGATGGGTTTCAGAAAAGGAGACTGGAAAAGGATTCAATGCTCTGAATTTAACGAAAATCCAAAAGAGGTTACGCTACACTAAGGAGCGTAAAGGGAGAACCAACCATTGTCACCTATTTGGCGCAAAAAGAATCTTAACACGGGCCTCCTCAGAGATCTTGCCCTGAGGTGACCACGGACGGACTTGGGCAAAGAGCTccaaaaacatttccattttcatgtcTTCACATGTATCTAATGGAAATGAACGGCACCCATCCATCCACGGGAGCGATTAAGAAAAGGATGGGGTGGGAAAATTAATTCGACAGATCTTAataattcagtaagtatttaagTGTCCgctttgtgtcaggcactgatTGGCATGGACAATACAGAAAAACAGACCAGCAAAGTCTCTGTTAAGGGCTTGAGAACAAAGACCATACCTAAGAAACGAACCAATTTCTGACGGCTGCtaggaggaagagaaaaccaTGAGACCGGATGACAGGCAGGAACAAGAGGCGCAAATTCCTGAGTGGGACTTGGGAAGGCCTCCGAGAGGTGGCTTTTGAGCCCAGACCTCAATGACCAGCGCCGTGCAGTGACCTAAAGCCGGAGCGTTCCGAGAAGAATTAAATGCAAAAACGATCCACAAACCGAGAAATAACAGGGATTTCAAAGACCCAAAGTAAGCAGCGGAAACCAGAATCTACAAATTCCGGAGCCGGCGggtgattttaaatattcatgtcGTCCAATCAGGGAAAGGCTAGGACCCGGCAGCACAGGCTCCACCCTTAACGCCCAGACCGCTGGGATCCACAGGAGGCCACACCGCAGGGCAGAACTGGTGACTGGGCACCCAGGCAGATGCCAAACGCTCGGAAGAATTCTTCAGCGCTCTGACGCAATATCCGCGGCCCCCGGGGCTTAGTTGTCCTGGGACTCTTTCTTAAGTGAGGATGACCGAAATCACTCATTTCGTTTTAGAACACCGATGAAACATACACCCAACAGAACGACCAGGACACAATAATCTAGGGACGGAAGGTGAGAAGGAACAGATTCTCCAATATCTTAATTCGAAAGGATTTCTAGAAAAACTAAGACAGTTAAAAGTTTTTAAGACGCGCTCTAGATTGAAAAGCAAAGCCAGTCACGCGCCAGGAGTCTCAAGTTTAAGAAAGGCTTAGATACTACGTGTGCCATCTTCCATGACCTTTCGCAAGTAAAACAACTTACTTTGTGAGAAAGAAGTGAGGGGAAAATAAGTGAACAAAGCTCTTTTCTGGTGATTAGGTGGGTGGCTCTGAAAAGAGCCTTTGGAGTCAAGCGGCCGGCGACCCGTGCGAGCGCCATGTCCCGGCAGGGACTCACTTGGAGCTGGTGTACTTGGTGACGGCCTTGGTGCCCTCGGACACGGCGTGCTTGGCCAGCTCGCCGGGCAGCAGCAGGCGCACAGCCGTCTGGATCTCCCGGGACGTGATGGTCGAGCGCTTGTTGTAATGCGCCAGGCGGGAGGCCTCGCCGGCGATGCGCTCAAAGATGTCATTGACGAACGAGTTCATGATGCCCATGGCCTTGGACGAGATGCCAGTGTCGGGGTGCACCTGCTTGAGCACCTTGTACACGTAGATGGAGTAACTCTCCTTGCGGCTGCGCTTGCGCTTCTTGCCATCCTTCTTCTGGGCTTTGGTGACAGCCTTTTTCGAGCCCTTCTTGGGCGCGGGAGCGGATTTTGCCGGCTCAGGCATTGTACAACACCACACGCGTTAGCAAAGAAAAGAAGTGCGAGAATGGGCGGGCCTGATCCTTTTATAACCACCGTATGCAAATTAGGGCTCCAAAAGTCCTTCATTTCCATTGGGCCTTGCAGGGACCTTGCGTTATCAGTAATAACTACGTAACAGCACCTACTCTTGGCCTTATTGGCTAGTTCTGGAGCCAATTTAGGACCAATGAAAAACTCGTTCCTGACCCCACCCCTAGCAAAGCTTATAAAGGCTTTTCAATCGCTGATCTTTCAATCCTGTTTTGTTGTGAGGTTCAGAGCTTTAGGTGTTGTAGCCTCACCTTCAGTCATGTCGGGTCGCGGAAAGCAGGGAGGCAAGGCCCGTGCTAAGGCTAAGTCGCGCTCGTCCCGCGCCGGCCTGCAATTCCCGGTGGGCCGAGTGCACCGCCTGCTGCGCAAGGGCAACTACGCCGAGCGGGTGGGGGCCGGCGCGCCGGTCTACATGGCGGCGGTGCTGGAGTATCTGACGGCGGAAATTCTGGAGCTGGCGGGGAACGCGGCCCGCGACAACAAGAAGACGCGCATCATCCCCCGCCACCTGCAGCTGGCCATCCGCAACGACGAGGAACTGAACAAGCTGTTGGGCAAAGTCACCATCGCCCAGGGCGGCGTGCTGCCTAACATCCAGGCCGTTCTCTTACCAAAGAAAACCGAAAGCCACAAAgccaaaagcaaataaaccatGACAAGCCAAAGACCAAAGGCTCTTTTTAGAGCCacccaaattttcaaaaaaagagcTAATGCGCTATTTCGTGATCAGCCCCTCATTTGACACTTTGGTGGCTCTTAAAAGAGCCTTTGGGGTTAGTGGGGATGGTCTCAAGCTTCCTAATTACTTGTTCTTGCCAGGCTTGTGACTCTCCGTTTTCTTGGGCAACAAGACCGCCTGTATATTGGGCAAGACGCCGCCCTGGGCAATGGTGACACCCCCGAGTAACTTGTTGAGCTCTTCGTCATTTCTCACGGCTAGCTGCAAATGGCGAGGGATGATGCGCGTCTTCTTGTTGTCGCGGGCCGCGTTCCCCGCCAGCTCCAGGATTTCCGCCGTCAGGTACTCCAGCACTGCCGCCAGGTACACCGGCGCGCCGGCCCCCACCCGCTCGGCGTAGTTGCCCTTGCGCAGCAGGCGGTGCACTCGGCCCACCGGGAACTGCAGGCCGGCGCGGGACGAGCGCGACTTGGCCTTGGCGCGAGCTTTACCTCCCTGCTTTCCGCGTCCAGACATTACGGCCAAAACTGCAGTTACAGCTTCTTATTCAAGGAGAAGGAAGTGGAAAGGATAACCAATTTGGTGTAATTTATAAGAGCTACCGGGAGGGGTAAAGGGAAGTAGACCAATCAAACAGCCAATCGGAAGGCAGAAAGCGGACTCTTCGTTTGCATCCTGCACTACAAGGAAATGACGGATTTCGTACGTACCTACCAATCGCTGGGAGCCACATTAAAGCTCCTAATTTGCATGagaggatttttaaagaaagaaagctttcgGACAAAACGCTGGTTTTGCGTTTTACTGAGTggcaatttttgttttcagtttagagAAGGCGAGGCggaggtaggtggggggtggggagaggggggagagaattggttcttttttttccagtttagaGCTAGAAGGGAAATCCTAAAAAGGACCCAAAAGGCCTGCAGAGGGGCCTCCAGCAGATGCAGAGTTGTTCCCACTCAAGGGTAGGGATTCTGAAGCCAGTTATCCCCTTGAGCCTTAAATTACTCTCCAAGTCCcgccttttctgtctcttcacagCCAAACTCCCAGAAAAATTACTAAGGCCGTCTGCTTTCAATGCAATTTAGTCGTGGCCTTCGGTGTGGCttagccccacccccagccttccccGCTCCTCGGAATACACTGTAACCAAGGACTGAAAAAgatctgtcttcctcctctggacCTCCAGGAGGCATCCGATTACCGCCTTGAAACTTGCTCCTTTGGCTTTCAAAATGTCCCCCGACTTTCCCCATCCTGCTCATTTTCCTCTACCTGGCCCTAAATTCCCGTGTCTGTCTGGACTCTGCCCCCTACACAAAACCCCCCTCCATTCTTCGCTCTTCCCGAAGAGTCTTCCCACTTCCATGCTTTCAACTATCCCAGATTTGTTCTAGAAGCTCAGACCCTTACACCAAACTGC belongs to Panthera tigris isolate Pti1 chromosome C1, P.tigris_Pti1_mat1.1, whole genome shotgun sequence and includes:
- the LOC102956969 gene encoding histone H2B type 2-E → MPEPAKSAPAPKKGSKKAVTKAQKKDGKKRKRSRKESYSIYVYKVLKQVHPDTGISSKAMGIMNSFVNDIFERIAGEASRLAHYNKRSTITSREIQTAVRLLLPGELAKHAVSEGTKAVTKYTSSK
- the LOC102957230 gene encoding histone H2A type 2-B, with the translated sequence MSGRGKQGGKARAKAKSRSSRAGLQFPVGRVHRLLRKGNYAERVGAGAPVYLAAVLEYLTAEILELAGNAARDNKKTRIIPRHLQLAVRNDEELNKLLGGVTIAQGGVLPNIQAVLLPKKTESHKPGKNK
- the LOC122240850 gene encoding histone H2A type 2-C, translated to MKNSFLTPPLAKLIKAFQSLIFQSCFVVRFRALGVVASPSVMSGRGKQGGKARAKAKSRSSRAGLQFPVGRVHRLLRKGNYAERVGAGAPVYMAAVLEYLTAEILELAGNAARDNKKTRIIPRHLQLAIRNDEELNKLLGKVTIAQGGVLPNIQAVLLPKKTESHKAKSK